A region of the Litchfieldia alkalitelluris genome:
AGCTCAATGTCCTCATACCAGTGTTTTAAATAAAGTTCACCGGTTTTCATGTAATCCCCATCATTTACAGTGATGTAAGGGAAGCCACCATTCACCCTCATACTCACCAGTTGATCACGCACCTGTTCCCAGCCTTTATCAACAATCTTATAATCACGACCTTGTTTCTGGAACAAATACATATCCTCACGCATGACCAAATCTTTTGTTAAGTAATTACGGATAAATGAAATATCAGACTCCACTTCTCTTACCTCAAACATCTTCTCTCTTCCTGAACCAGGCTTTACACCCCGCTCAATCATCTCAGTTGTTGGATTATCATATCGCTCTTCGATATCTTCAAATATCTTCAGCCCTAAGTAATACGGATTAATTTGTGTACGTGACGGCTGTACAACTCCAGCATTCAACTTTGCGAATTCAATCGCTTCATCTGAAGTTAAGTCCATTTCACGGATGATTCGTTGGTGCCAATAGCTGGCCCAGCCTTCGTTCTGCTAAGGTCTTAACTAAAGCAACCATACATTTAGGTGAAATACAGTTCGAGTGAACAGTTTTTTGTACGCCGCAGTAAAATGAATCTGTTAATTTTATTGGTAAGGGTTGCGTAGCGACTATTGGGCTCAAACTAAACGGACAAAACGTAACCTTTGTCAGAGTTGCTTTAAAATGGTTACGAAAAAATACTGTTTTGATGATAATTAATTCAAGATTTCAAAAAATCATACCCATTTTAAACGTTACCACATACCATATAATAAGGTTTCTACAATGGGAGGCAGTATTATGAATAGACAGCGAGCAAGAATACCAGGAAACTGTCCACAGGGGTTTTTGGGTCGGTATACCGTAAAACCAGGAGACACGTTTTATACCATTGCGCAGATGTTTAGAGTAAGAATAGAAGCACTTGCAGTCAACAATCCCCATATTCCAGATCCTAATGTATTATTCCCCGGAGACATTCTCTGCGTTCCAGGTTTAATCCCTTACCCGTGCTGTACGTCTTTACAGCCCCGAGGGAGGACACCATTCGGTACAGGCGGCGTAGCTTATGTGAATTTTGGTCCAAGAGGAGGTCAGGCTGTAAGCATTATGGTAACCTTACCGCAACCTCAATTTTTCGGTGCTTTTGACAAGTATACAGGTGAACTTATTATTCCCGGGACGGGAAACTTTAGAAACCAGTTATTTGCTACTCCCGAAGACCCACCTACTTGGTCATCACGAATAGAACTTCCTAGCGCTGCAACCGTTACGCCAAACTCGCGTGTGTTAGTACGCCCTACTAATTCGTTGGCCGGCACTTCAGGTACTCCTGTCTTAGAAGGCATAATTCTTCTTGGGAATTGTCAATAATATCAATAGAAGCAAAAGGAGTTGTCCTTGGTCATGTGTGACTGAAAGGAAGCTCCTTCCATTTGTTTTCAAAATGCACCAGGTCTCCGAAAAAAAGCTGGTCCGCCAGCTTTAGGATTAAAACTCACAGAAAGAATTGAAAAAAGGTCAGGCCCACTAACGTATCGCTAATACGCTCATTTCATGAGATATAAATTCCTCAATCTTTGTCCCAGTAAGAATATCCCTTTCTTTTTACATAAAATCCTAATCCTCCTGTGAGGGGACATAAAACCTTCTAAATTCGCTCTAATCAACGCAACACACTCAACGGGGTTTGAGTGGTTATCGCAGACATAAGGATGTAGTAGTGTTTACCTTTTAAAGAAATGTATTTAACGATTTTCACCTTTTTAGAATATCTTTTTCTACTGAATAGTAAGGGGTCTACTACGTATTTCCGACTTGCTTATTGTACATTACTGATTCAATAGTGAAATAAGCGTTTGTTTAAGTGTATTTATTCACAAAATTTTCAACCTAAACCTTTTTAATGCAGCCCTTTAATCAACTCGAACAAGTTATTTTTGTTTACTTAGATACTACCTTTAATTCTTCATCTATAACTTTGGTAGCTTCGTAAATTACACCATCGTCGTAATTCTTTATATCAAAATAACCATTGTAATAATCCCATATTTCTTGATGATTAGAGGAGTATTCCTTAAATCTATCCAGTATTTCATTAAACAAGATAGTTGCTTCCTCTTCTGTTAGGGGTCCTTCAACCATAAGTCTAAACTTAACATCTCTTTTACCATCAAATGCTGATGCTGTTGTTTCTATTTCCTCTAATTGTCTAAAGTAATCTTCAGACTTCCCTATGATTGAACTAATGTCAATGTCAGGCTGTTGACTACAACCAACAATTGAAAATAAAAGAATAATAGCAATAAGGCTTATTTTTCTCATAAATACCTCCATCTACACAATCATCCTTATTCATAAAATAGCACCTTCCCCTTATCGCAACCTTATATTGTTAAGTTAATTCCTTACATAAACTAAATATCCACCTTACGATTTATTCTAATTAAATATTTCATAACCAAAACGACTATTCACTATTTTCACAAACCTGCCCGTTACTTCAACCAAGTTTTCATTTATAAAATGGTCAATAATTCCTTTAAAAATATGTTTTATATTGAGGAGGAATTGAAATTGTTATTATCGAAATCATGGGAAAAGTATCAATCTGATAAAAGTATCGAAGGATTCTCTTCTCATACATTAAAAGCCTACCGCCTTCAAGCAACACTTCTTATAAATTGATTATCTTTTGGAGCAACACAGTAGAAAGGTGTTGCTCTTTTCAATTTTCGCACACTTCAATAAGGTAATTCGTTTCCTTCTTTATCAAAATACTCGTAATTGGTTCGTTCCGTTAAATCAGGTTCTAAACCGTGAAATAAAAATGACTTAATACCTTCCTTATCTATTGTTATCAAGTTAGCCTCTTTACTTCCAAGCATCACTTTATCTACTTCTTTTGAGACAAGCCCTACAATGTAATCATCTTTGCCCGAAGACATTTCAACATTATTTTCATCAAGATTACCGACACCAATTATTTCGTCAAAATGCCAACCATAGTTATTCTTATTTATCTTTCCTACCGCTAAGTAGGTCTTAGGAGTTTGACCTACTTCTGAATAGTAAAAAACATATGCAACATCATCATAGAGCTTAGTATCAATAATTTCCAATACTTCAAGTTTAGGATCTTTAACATTACTTAATGCTTCTTCTGGCGTTAAATATGAATTATTCTTTTTACTGTTCTCTAAATAGAGAAAAGCAGATACCACCATTACTCCTACAACTACAATACCAATTATTATTTTTTTCATCGTCTCCCCCTTCATAGTTAATTACGATTTCTTCCTAAGAAAGTTTCACACCTTCTTAAAGAAACCTGCTTCCATTAACGAAAGAAGCGAATACTCTTGTTAAGCATTCGCCCCCGATAGTTTAAGTGCATCTCTTCACAAAACCATTATACTGTTTAACCTATGGTGAAAAATTATGCATCTTTTTTGTTATACGAAATCTTTATTTTATGTTTTGTATGATCCATTTCAATAAATAAAATATCTGTTGGGAATGGCGACTCCTGAGGAACGTCTTTTACTATGTCGGTTACATTCAAATAAATGGTGTTGTCATTTGTTTCAATAACAATTTCAGTATTTTTCCTTTCTCCTGCTTCTTGACCTAAAGAATAAGCAATAATTCTTTTATTCCCTTGGATAATTTCATGATTCTCAAACTCTCTTAAACGTACAATTTTTTTCTTGTGCTTTTTAAACCAATCTTCTTCTTGAAGTTCTCCGTAAATGTTTTCAGCGTTAAATACCTGAACACTCCCTAACACTTTTGTGTTTTCTGGATGAAATTCTTTTGCATTTTCAGATTTATTTGAACAACCTACAAGTGCTAACAATAACACTGAAAATAATCCTATGATGAAATACTTTCTATATGTCATTAATCCTCCATCTATTAAATTTGACGTTTTTTTAATATAAAAGTTCCATTTAAATCCTTATCCACTAAACTCGATAGCACAAGAAAGCAACTGCTCTTATTGAACACTTGCTAGCTGTTAATTGAATAAGACTTTTCTTGATACTTTGGTTAAAAGGAAACTAATAACTCCAACACCAAAAGAAGTTGCTCCCCAGATAAATTCATAAACACCTTCCATACTATGTGGACTGTCTAAAAAAACTACGAAGAAATATAGCGTAATGATAACAGGGAATATAGAAAATAAATATTTTAGCTTGCGAGTAAACCTACATAATAATAAGTTAAGTATTACAATAATGATCACAGGTAATACTGCGTATGTTAACCAGTACATATTTCCCCTCCCTTTCATTTCTGTCATTGAAGATAAGCTCCCGTTACTTTAAGTACATTTTCTCACAATTTATGTATTGTTCAATAAAACCTCTATACTCATCTGTTAATTCATCTGGCAAATCACTTGTTGGGAAATACTGCAATTCTTCCGACTCGTTATAATCAATCTGCATATCTCCACTTACATCTTTAGTAAAATAAACAGCTGTTACAGAATATAATTCGTCACCATTAGGAACTTTAAGGTAATATTCAGAGCCAGAGAATACATTAAGTAACTTTAAGTTTTCGACTATTAATCCTGTTTCTTCAAATACTTCTCTTTTTGCTACTTCCTCTAAACTTTCTCCTAAATCCATTAAACCACCTGGCAATCCCCAATTTCCATCGTTCCTTTTTTGTAATAATACTTCATTATGTTCATTTAAAATGATAACAACTGAACCTGGTAAAATAATTGGCCTATGCCCAACAAATTGTCTAAGATACTTATAATATTCCATTCCTTACTCCCTTTCGAGACTGGTTTCTAATCAATCAATTAGTTTGTAGTAGTTAGCTTAATATTAGAGTGATAGATAATCATAAACTTTTAGAAATATGGATAATTTCTTTAATTACATAATCAACTTCCTTGCTATCTTTAATTATAAATAAATGGTCTGCTTCTCCTTCTTCAGGATCCGCAACATCTTCTAATTGAGATTCAGCTTGTTGCCTCAAGAGCACTTCCTCAAAATTAGAGTAAGCACCCCTAAATATATTTGTACTACGTTTACTATCAGTAACTCTCTCTTTAAGAATGTCATCAGGAATATCAAAATTAACAAGAATGCTCACAAACTGATTTTTAGTAAACAACTCTTCTAGTAAATTGATTCGACTTTTTCTGCTTCTATTTGAATTACAAACAATAATATGTAAATCAGTATTCTCTATTGCGTAATCAACAATGAAACGAGAAAGAGAGTGTTTAAAAGTATTAGGTCCTTTTTTTGGTTGCAATTTATCATAAAAATTATTTATGAATTCAGCGTGGTTATCTTGATCCATTACAAAAGAGTTATTTAACTCTTGCTCTAATGTTCTAGCGAATGTAGTTTTTCCACTATGTGTTTTACCTACAGTCATAATTACTAATCTTTTCATAATTCCCCCATGTGCATAGCTATTATTAAATTCATTCTACCATTTACCGCACTTCAGTTGTTAAAATATTCTGCCTATTAATTAAAATAATAAGGCCCTAATCATTGTATTAGAGCCTTTCCGTATTGAAGAATCGCTACCTTCACCTTTACTTGAAGAGTGTCTATATAATCATTTTAGTTATTCCTCTTCGATTTGCTGCTCTAAAAGTTTTTCAAATGTTTTTCCTGCTTTAAGTTCATAAATTCCCAGATATTCAGCTTCAGGAGAAAGAAAGTAAATCTTTTCCTCTCTCGTTTTTATAGGATGATATGGAGCCATAACCGTTTTTTTATCTGGAATCCGGACTGCACCTTGAGTCTCTCCCTTTTTATTTATGATATACACATGAAATTCTCCTTTTATTGGTCCTTCATTAGTGGCAATCTCTCCCTTTGTAAACACTATTTGATTATTAGTAACAGAGTGAATTGTAATTCCACCAAAGGAGTGTTCAAACGGGATTGTTATCTCATTCTCGGTTTTTTCATTCACTAAGCGAATTTTCCCTTCGTTGTCATTAACTCTTAACGCTTTATGAGGTTGATTTTCCTCCTTGATTCGAACACCAGTCTTTAAACTAATCAACACTGTATTATTCTGGTTAACAGTTACCCCGTGCCCTTCAGGGAAACCTAATCCAGTTGGGATTTTAATAGCATCGGAAACATTATGTGTATCCACTAGTTCTCCTGATTGGGAATATTGGTAAACAAGTCTTGATTCTGAATCTAATACATATATTTCATTATTTTCCGTAATTATAATGTCAGTTAAATCCCAAGCATCATTGATAGGAATGGTTCTTTGTTTACCATTACCTGTAATCAAAACCTTGTCATTAACGTTATCTAAGATATAAAAAGTCCCGTCTTTTACATCAAAGCTTGTTGCACTCGAACCAATAGCTCCCTCACCTCCATGTGAAGTAAATCCAATTTGATTTTCTCCTTCTCCATACTCAATTTTCATTTTCAATTCTACATTGGAGTGCTCCAAAATTGAAAATGTATTTTCATCTGGTTTCTCTACATTCTCGGATTGATAATTCGAAATTAGAGATAAAGAAAGGATGACTGATAACAGAATTGCTAAACCTGATGCAAGAATAGGTTTATATAAATAATAGATTGGTTTTTTATTTTTCTGTGTAGATATTTTTGCTTGTAATTCATGGACAACCAGACCATGCTGTAATATGGGTTGCATATATAGTTCCAGATAAAATAATTGTTAATGTGGTTAATAATCCACCTAACATTATAATTCCACCAATTATGGTTCTTTTCATAAATTTACTCCCCCTATTTTCAATATTTCTTATTCAACATTCCTGATCCGTTAGTTTAAGTGTAACATTTCACATAATCAGATTCATTAATAAAAAAAAGCCACTGATCCCTCAGCAGCTCCCCATCATTAAACATATTTCCATGTCACACTCTTCCCATCATACGTAAACACTACACTTTTATTCTCAATCACCGATTCCATATGAACAGGTCTTCCCAAAGTTGATGCAAATATGGTAATACTTTTTCAAGATACTTCAAATCTAATTCAATATCTTATCTTCATACCAATGCTTAAGATAAAGTTCTCCTGTTTTCGATTGCATAATATGCAGTATATTTTGGCTCAACGCTACATTATTTATTATCTTGTAACTTTAGAAATAAATTTGTAATTCCCCTTGATATTACAAAAAATAGAACATAGAAAAAAAATAAATAAAAATAATTTATTCCTTTAAACATTCTAAATAATTCATGCATTACTAGTATTGGCTTAAGAATAAAAGCAAAAAATGCAGAGAGTATTGTTGAATATAAATAGAAGTTCTTATTGTTTTTTAGTACCCATTGGTATAAAAGCATATATGCAATCGGCACAAAAGATGCATCTAAAGCAAAACTTGGAAGAACAGGTAGTATCTCATAAGGATAATCCCATAAACCCATTCTAATTCCTGCCGAATTTGTGTATGCAAACCATATATGATAATTTAGTCCATAAAATCCTAAAAGTAATGCATATTTCCTTTCGATATTAAATAATAAAATCACTAATGGCACGATTAACATAAAAACTACTACCCAAAATTTAACATCATCAAAGCTTGAATATTCTTTCCAATAATCTATATGCAACCTTGAAAGTTCCTCGGCTGTAGCTCTTATCTTATGAAGTAACTCTTCTTGTTTTTCATTCACTTCCTACACACCTATTCCTTCACATAAATGATATTTAGCAATTATTTCATTTCTAAATTAGAGTTGGAACAAGGATATTTTCTCCGTAATTTATCTGGATTATGTAAAGATTACTGATGATAGAGGTACCAGTTTATTTAGGATAACACTTCCTTCAATAGAATGGATGGACAGGTTCCAAGGAGAGTATATGGAAAATACCTTTACTGGTTCAGCTTCCTTCAGAAAAGTAAGAAGTTAGCTGAAAAAGAGCAGATATACCAAATGCTCCTCAATGCTTGCCAAAATCCAAATAGTATTACCGTCTATTTTATTCGTGAGGTATAAAAAACAGCCATTCCTATATGGAACGACTGTATTTCTTACTCCCGTTAGAGCCCCCCTTTAATGGAGCATCTTCTTTTACTCTGAAACATCTACTTCTAATGAATAAGGGATAAATAGATATGTGTATTTAATAGCTATCCTTTCAGGTACTTCGTTCCCGAAAGCACGTAAACCATAGTGTTTTATAATTTGTCTGTCATCCATTTCGTATAGTCTGTTTTGTTCGTCGAGTGGTAACGCAGGTTGAATTTCCAATTCGTTAATTTTATGAAAAGTAATATATGGGTCTTCATCAAGACCTCCACCCGCTACCATATGATTTGTTCTACTTACTACTGATCCCTCAGCAGCCTTTTCATTCCTACATATATTTCCGTGTCACACTCTTCCCATCATACGTAAACACAACACCCTTATTCTCAATCACTGATTCCATATGAACAGGTCTTCCCCAAAGCTGATGAAGATATGGCAACACTTTCTCAAGATACTTCAAATCAAGCTCAATGTCCTCATACCAGTGTTTTAAATAAAGTTCACCTGTCTTCATGTAATCCCCATCATTAACAGTGATATATGGGAATCCACCGTTCACTCTCATACTCACTAACTGATCACGCACCTGCTCCCAGCCTTTATCAACAATTTTATAATCACGGCCTTGTTTCTGGAACAAATACATATCCTCACGCATGACCAAATCTTTTGTTAAGTAATTACGGATAAAGGAAATATCAGACTCGACTTCACGAACCTCAAACATCTTCTCTCTTCCTGAACCAGGCTTTACTCCCCGCTCAATCATCTCAGGTGTTGGATTATCATATCGCTCTTCGATGTCTTCAAAGATTTTCAACCCTAAGTAATACGGATTAATTTGTGTACGCGATGGCTGAACAACTCCAGCATTCAACTTTGCGAATTCAATCGCTTCATCTGAAGTTAAGTCCATTTCACGAATGATTCGTTGGTGCCAATACGAAGCCCAGCCATCGTTTCGCAAAGATGTTCTTTTTACATGCTTCTTCATGCACCCTATAATTGAGAATACTCAAAACCAATTAAGGTATCATTTATTAAATAATTTCCTACTGAACAGTATATTTGTATTGCGCAACAAATGACTTATTTATTCCAACTTTCTTATTAACATAAAAAACTCGTTTAATTGAATAAATTTAAAAATCCTTTTATCATTTGTATTCTCCCATAAATCCTATCTATAGAGGTTGAGACATCCTTGCATCACCTACATAAAAAGAAGTTCATCTTTTTTTTGGGGTAAAAATCATTAATCCTATTGTCTTATTCGTGAGCAGCACATTAGA
Encoded here:
- a CDS encoding IolE/MocC family protein; this encodes MRKISLIAIILLFSIVGCSQQPDIDISSIIGKSEDYFRQLEEIETTASAFDGKRDVKFRLMVEGPLTEEEATILFNEILDRFKEYSSNHQEIWDYYNGYFDIKNYDDGVIYEATKVIDEELKVVSK
- a CDS encoding NUDIX hydrolase, producing the protein MEYYKYLRQFVGHRPIILPGSVVIILNEHNEVLLQKRNDGNWGLPGGLMDLGESLEEVAKREVFEETGLIVENLKLLNVFSGSEYYLKVPNGDELYSVTAVYFTKDVSGDMQIDYNESEELQYFPTSDLPDELTDEYRGFIEQYINCEKMYLK
- a CDS encoding AAA family ATPase; protein product: MKRLVIMTVGKTHSGKTTFARTLEQELNNSFVMDQDNHAEFINNFYDKLQPKKGPNTFKHSLSRFIVDYAIENTDLHIIVCNSNRSRKSRINLLEELFTKNQFVSILVNFDIPDDILKERVTDSKRSTNIFRGAYSNFEEVLLRQQAESQLEDVADPEEGEADHLFIIKDSKEVDYVIKEIIHISKSL
- a CDS encoding NHL repeat-containing protein, translating into MQPILQHGLVVHELQAKISTQKNKKPIYYLYKPILASGLAILLSVILSLSLISNYQSENVEKPDENTFSILEHSNVELKMKIEYGEGENQIGFTSHGGEGAIGSSATSFDVKDGTFYILDNVNDKVLITGNGKQRTIPINDAWDLTDIIITENNEIYVLDSESRLVYQYSQSGELVDTHNVSDAIKIPTGLGFPEGHGVTVNQNNTVLISLKTGVRIKEENQPHKALRVNDNEGKIRLVNEKTENEITIPFEHSFGGITIHSVTNNQIVFTKGEIATNEGPIKGEFHVYIINKKGETQGAVRIPDKKTVMAPYHPIKTREEKIYFLSPEAEYLGIYELKAGKTFEKLLEQQIEEE
- a CDS encoding CBO0543 family protein, whose translation is MNEKQEELLHKIRATAEELSRLHIDYWKEYSSFDDVKFWVVVFMLIVPLVILLFNIERKYALLLGFYGLNYHIWFAYTNSAGIRMGLWDYPYEILPVLPSFALDASFVPIAYMLLYQWVLKNNKNFYLYSTILSAFFAFILKPILVMHELFRMFKGINYFYLFFFYVLFFVISRGITNLFLKLQDNK